The following are encoded together in the Fusarium keratoplasticum isolate Fu6.1 chromosome 1, whole genome shotgun sequence genome:
- a CDS encoding 40S ribosomal protein S6, translating to MKLNISYPANGSQKLIEIEDERKLRVFMEKRMGAEVPGDSIGDEFKGYIFRITGGNDKQGFPMKQGVMHPTRVRLLLSDGHSCYRPRRTGERKRKSVRGCIVGMDLSVLALSVVKQGDADIPGLTDVVHPKRLGPKRATKIRKFFGLTKDDDVRKYVIRREVQPKGEGKATYTKAPRIQRLVTPQRLQHKRHRAALKRRQAEKVKDEANEYAQVLAKRVAEAKAHKADARKRRASSMRK from the exons ATGAAG TTGAACATCAGCTACCCTGCCAATGGCAGCCAGAAGCTCATCGAGATTGAGGATGAGCGCAAGCTCCGTGTCTTCATGGAGAAGCGC ATGGGCGCTGAGGTCCCCGGTGACTCCATCGGCGACGAGTTCAAGGGCTACATCTTCCGCATCACCGGCGGCAACGACAAGCAGGGTTTCCCCATGAAGCAGGGTGTCATGCACCCTACCCgtgtccgcctcctcctctccgacGGCCACTCCTGCTACCGCCCCCGACGCACCGGCGAGCGCAAGCGCAAGTCTGTCCGTGGCTGCATCGTCGGCATGGACCTTtccgtcctcgccctcagcgTCGTCAAGCAGGGTGATGCCGACATCCCCGGCCTGACCGACGTCGTCCACCCCAAGCGCCTCGGCCCCAAGCGCGCCACCAAGATCCGCAAGTTCTTCGGCCTCACCAAGGATGACGAT GTCCGCAAGTACGTTATCCGACGAGAGGTCCAGCCCAAGGGTGAGGGCAAGGCCACCTACACCAAGGCCCCCCGCATCCAGAGGCTGGTCACCCCCCAGCGTCTCCAGCACAAGCGCCACCGTGCCGCCCTCAAGCGGCGCCAGGCcgagaaggtcaaggacgaggcc AACGAGTACGCCCAGGTCCTGGCCAAGCGTgtggccgaggccaaggcccacAAGGCCGATGCCCGCAAGCGACGAGCAAGCTCTATGCGCAAGTAA
- a CDS encoding 2-(3-amino-3-carboxypropyl)histidine synthase subunit 1, protein MEEDRRQTDLGTAADIEEAQLAQASPSPAETETTPATQNGATPLKQPKKRFVGRRAAAEAAAKNGGSGASGESGAVQTAKPRRAPRLLNQVPKEILEDPNLKAAIALLPANYNFEIPKTIHRIRSSGAKRVALQLPEGLLLFATTISDILTQFCPGIETLIMGDVTYGACCIDDYTARALGCDLLVHYAHSCLIPVDVTKIKTLYVFVDITIDASHLLASLERNFASGKTIAVVGTIQFNATIHGVRSSLERAGFRVVVPQIDPLSKGEILGCTSPRLKDEDQVDLMLYLGDGRFHLESIMIHNPSIPAYRYDPYSRKLTRETYGHNEMQSLRRTAIQGARTARKWGLILGALGRQGNPHTLGLIERRLAARGIPVVHLLLSEIFPGKLALMADVECWVQVACPRLSIDWGYAFPRPLLTPYEALVALGEREDWGEGVYPMDYYGKDGLGRTRPLEIGASG, encoded by the exons ATGGAGGAGGATCGAAGACAGACAGATCTTGGCACGGCGGCCGATATCGAGGAAGCCCAGCTCGCTCAGGCGagcccctcccccgccgAGACAGAGACGACTCCCGCGACACAGAATGGAGCAACACCGTTgaagcagcccaagaagagaTTTGTTGGAAGACGAGCGGCagccgaggcggcggcaAAGAATGGAGGATCTGGTGCATCGGGTGAGAGCGGTGCCGTTCAGA CTGCCAAACCTCGGAGAGCTCCCAGGCTTCTGAACCAGGTCCCCAAGgagatcctcgaggatcCTAACCTCAAGGCAGCCATTGCTCTGCTGCCGGCCAACTACAACTTTGAGATCCCCAAGACGATCCACCGCATCCGCTCTTCAGGGGCCAAGAGGGTTGCGCTCCAGCTCCCCGAGGGCCTGCTCCTGTTTGCTACCACCATCTCCGACATCCTCACCCAGTTCTGCCCGGGCATCGAGACGCTCATCATGGGAGACGTGACGTATGGTGCGTGCTGCATCGATGACTACACGGCGAGGGCACTGGGGTGCGACTTGCTGGTGCACTATGCTCACAGTTGCCTCATCCCCGTTGATGTGACTAAGATCAAGACGCTGTACGTCTTTGTCGATATCACTATCGACGCCTCGCATCTTCTGGCATCGCTGGAGCGCAACTTTGCCAGCGGCAAGACCATTGCCGTCGTTGGGACTATCCAGTTCAACGCCACCATCCACGGCGTGAGGAGCAGCCTGGAGCGGGCTGGCTTCCGCGTCGTGGTGCCGCAGATTGATCCCCTCAGCAAGGGCGAGATCTTGGGCTGCACATCTCCTCGtctcaaggacgaggaccaGGTTGATCTGATGCTGTACCTCGGTGATGGACGTTTCCATCTCGAGAGTATCATGATCCACAACCCATCGATCCCAGCGTACCGTTATGACCCCTACTCGCGGAAGCTGACGCGCGAGACGTACGGGCATAATGAGATGCAGTCGCTCCGGCGGACGGCCATTCAAGGGGCGAGGACGGCGCGCAAATGGGGTCTGATTCTCGGAGCCCTCGGCCGGCAGGGCAACCCGCACACGCTGGGCCTCATCGAGCGTCGCCTTGCCGCGCGTGGGATCCCCGTGGTACACCTTCTACTCAGCGAGATCTTCCCGGGCAAGCTGGCGCTCATGGCCGATGTCGAGTGCTGGGTGCAGGTGGCGTGCCCGCGACTGAGCATCGACTGGGGATACGCATTTCCGCGGCCACTGCTGACACCGTACGAGGCGCTCGTGGCGCTcggggagagggaggacTGGGGCGAAGGCGTGTATCCTATGGATTACTACGGCAAGGATGGGTtggggaggacgaggcctTTGGAGATTGGAGCTTCGGGTTAA